Proteins encoded within one genomic window of Raineyella fluvialis:
- a CDS encoding PRD domain-containing protein produces MEILRVFNNNVVLSRDASGREIILTGRGLGFQARPGDSIDTARIVRTFVPDDGRDPDNMGAQIAAIPPEHVLLADEALAIAARELDTDLPSHVVVALADHLSFAIKRVHSGIALDYPLRSEVSHLYPKELAAAAHIVAYVNARLDEPIPDDEAIAIALHLVNAGFATGDLSETYRITGLFRQLFDVLEQAYGRPFDRDTVSAARFITHLRYFFIRMKKGEQLSEGHEILAAAIQQAYPEAYACALKLTAVLELRLGDEITDNEVLYLTMHVARLASEPATAC; encoded by the coding sequence GTGGAGATCCTCCGCGTGTTCAACAACAACGTCGTGCTGTCGCGGGACGCGTCCGGTCGGGAGATCATCCTGACCGGGCGCGGCCTGGGGTTCCAGGCCCGCCCCGGCGACAGCATCGACACGGCCCGGATCGTCCGGACGTTCGTCCCCGACGACGGCCGGGACCCGGACAACATGGGCGCCCAGATCGCCGCGATCCCACCGGAGCACGTGCTGCTCGCGGACGAGGCGCTGGCCATCGCCGCTCGCGAGCTGGACACCGACCTGCCCTCGCACGTCGTGGTGGCGCTGGCGGACCACCTCAGCTTCGCGATCAAGCGGGTGCACTCCGGGATCGCCCTCGACTACCCACTGCGCTCGGAGGTGTCCCACCTCTACCCCAAGGAGCTCGCCGCGGCGGCGCACATCGTGGCGTACGTGAACGCCCGGCTGGACGAGCCGATCCCCGACGACGAGGCGATCGCCATCGCCCTGCACCTGGTCAACGCCGGATTCGCCACCGGCGACCTGTCGGAGACCTACCGGATCACCGGCCTGTTCCGGCAGCTCTTCGACGTCCTCGAGCAGGCGTACGGTCGCCCGTTCGACCGGGACACCGTGAGTGCGGCCCGTTTCATCACGCACCTGCGGTATTTCTTCATCCGGATGAAGAAGGGCGAGCAGCTCTCCGAAGGCCACGAGATCCTCGCCGCCGCGATCCAGCAGGCCTACCCCGAGGCGTACGCGTGCGCCCTCAAGCTCACCGCGGTGCTGGAACTGCGACTCGGTGACGAGATCACCGACAACGAGGTGCTCTACCTGACGATGCATGTCGCCCGGCTGGCCAGCGAGCCGGCCACGGCCTGCTGA